Proteins encoded together in one Oryzias latipes chromosome 11, ASM223467v1 window:
- the LOC101155366 gene encoding zinc finger and BTB domain-containing protein 22, giving the protein MEVGSSSSDASVVQVSFPGAQTSVLDSLNRQREDGSLCDLSIHVQGQVFKAHRCVLAASSPYFHDQVLLKNMSAVSIPAVMDPLAFESVLSCAYTGQLRMLRDDIVNYLTVGSVLQMWHIVDKCTELLKEGRAAAGAGTGGGAVQEGAGGGEPSANQGCSSSNASRAAGGTSGVSPGRVLESSEPQRAANPPSQLLVSESQSPSSTNYFSPRDGSSFGGGGAAAAGSAVDGGRASNTPSYCTPSGGEEALLIEEEEEDMEEEEEEVYHQRKRGRGGGSGRRKKMSSVSEQEVGVSDSFGVSSYQDGEDAAMPLQKRPTYSQPSIMPRKQWVVVKTERAEDDDLIVVSEEEGGEDEEEEEEREMELVRERERGNFNISNVRSLSAELGGRPEGDMDSQVDFCQSSEDFFKFEGSLMEQTLAQHLQDSAAGQNQNSNRAVSALLGQVQNASSARAQLFPLDMQGNQILLYSQASGLPLDSATSPLGVAGGVMGGGSFKSPNLEHGVVHLQGGLGVDGSDSGGVGAGGGCGGGSAKVFMCHCGKSFTHKSMRDRHINMHLDLRPFHCPVCAKKFKMKHHLTEHMKTHTGLKPYDCLGCGKKFMWRDSFMRHRSHCERRGGPGESAEGGAGSDGGRRGGGEDGADLISSPHLLLSAGERSQGGMLGGGARGGASGSAQQHGAGSSRSNMAAAGGLLGVPSQSPGQDEGPGMFGLGLSRGDEDMCEVSADESSVT; this is encoded by the exons ATGGAGGTGGGAAGCAGCAGCTCGGACGCCTCGGTGGTGCAGGTGAGCTTCCCCGGCGCCCAGACCTCCGTGCTGGACAGCCTGAACCGGCAGAGGGAGGACGGCAGCCTCTGCGACCTCTCCATCCACGTCCAGGGACAGGTATTCAAGGCCCATCGCTGCGTCCTGGCTGCGTCCTCCCCCTATTTCCACGACCAG GTTCTCCTGAAGAACATGTCTGCAGTCTCCATCCCGGCGGTGATGGACCCGCTCGCATTCGAGAGCGTGCTGAGCTGCGCCTACACCGGTCAGCTGCGGATGCTGCGGGACGACATCGTCAACTACCTCACCGTTGGCAGCGTCCTGCAGATGTGGCACATCGTGGACAAATGCACGGAGCTCCTGAAGGAGGGCCGAGCCGCCGCGGGGGCCGGCACCGGAGGCGGGGCCGTGCAGGAAGGAGCAGGTGGAGGCGAACCGTCTGCCAACCAAGGATGTAGCAGCAGCAACGCCAGCAGAGCTGCAGGCGGAACAAGTGGGGTCAGTCCGGGACGGGTTCTGGAGTCCAGTGAGCCCCAGCGGGCCGCTAACCCCCCCAGCCAGCTGCTGGTGTCTGAGAGCCAGTCCCCCAGCAGCACCAACTACTTCAGCCCCCGAGACGGAAGCAGCTTTGGGGGAGGCGGAGCCGCTGCAGCGGGGTCTGCAGTGGATGGAGGCAGAGCCAGCAACACCCCCAGCTACTGCACCCCATCAGGCGGGGAGGAAGCCCTCCTcattgaggaagaggaggaggatatggaagaggaagaggaggaggtttACCATCAGCGGaagagaggcagaggaggaggcagtggcaggaggaagaagatgagCTCGGTGTCGGAGCAGGAGGTGGGGGTCAGCGACAGCTTCGGGGTGTCTTCTTATCAG GATGGCGAGGACGCGGCGATGCCTCTGCAGAAACGCCCCACCTACAGTCAGCCCAGCATCATGCCCCGCAAACAGTGGGTGGTGGTGAAAACCGAACGCGCAGAGGACGACGACCTGATCGTGGTGTCAGAGGAGGAGGGCGGcgaagacgaggaggaagaggaggagagagagaTGGAGCTGGTccgggagagagagagaggcaaCTTCAACATCTCCAACGTTAGGAGCCTTTCTGCTGAGCTGGGGGGTCGACCTGAGGGAGACATGGACTCTCAG GTGGACTTCTGCCAGTCTTCAGAGGACTTCTTCAAGTTTGAGGGCAGTTTGATGGAGCAGACTTTAGCTCAGCACCTTCAGGACAGCGCTgcgggtcagaaccagaacTCTAACCGAGCCGTGTCGGCCCTGCTGGGTCAGGTCCAGAATGCTTCCTCTGCTCGCGCTCAGCTCTTCCCCCTGGACATgcaggggaaccagatcctcctgTACAGCCAGGCGTCTGGACTCCCCCTGGACTCTGCAACCTCCCCCCTGGGAGTAGCGGGGGGTGTGATGGGAGGAGGCTCTTTTAAAAGTCCCAATCTGGAGCACGGCGTGGTCCACCTGCAGGGTGGTTTGGGCGTGGATGGGTCTGACAGTGGAGGGGTGGGGGCTGGAGGTGGGTGTGGTGGAGGCTCCGCTAAAGTGTTCATGTGCCACTGCGGGAAGTCGTTCACCCACAAGAGCATGCGGGACCGCCACATCAACATGCACCTGGACCTGCGGCCCTTCCACTGCCCCGTCTGCGCCAAGAAGTTCAAGATGAAGCATCACCTGACGGAGCACATGAAGACGCACACCGGCCTCAAGCCGTACGACTGCCTCGGCTGCGGGAAGAAGTTCATGTGGCGCGACAGCTTCATGAGACACCGCTCACACTGCGAGAGGCGCGGCGGGCCCGGGGAGAGCGCGGAGGGCGGGGCCGGCAGTGACGGGGGCAGGCGAGGGGGCGGTGAGGATGGAGCAGACCTCATTTCCTCCCCTCACCTTCTCCTGTCTGCGGGAGAGAGAAGCCAGGGAGGGATGCTGGGAGGAGGGGCGAGGGGCGGAGCTTCTGGTTCAGCTCAGCAGCACGGCGCAGGAAGCTCTCGCAGCAACATGGCTGCCGCGGGGGGGCTGCTGGGGGTTCCCTCCCAGAGTCCAGGTCAGGATGAGGGACCAGGGATGTTCGGACTCGGGTTGAGTCGAGGTGATGAAGACATGTGTGAAGTCAGCGCAGATGAAAGCAGCGTGACTTAG
- the LOC101167464 gene encoding death domain-associated protein 6 has translation MAVAPASMGDEIIVLDEDNEDSPQPSFSATTPSSDHGSRNALPPKGQHLVAVHAAMSPSHQVSGKKEAQGLLAENQKLFSEFVEHCSAQTKECPEVLEYLQLKHSKTCPEFLSSVEFRNTLKGCLTRAQNNRSKTFVFINELCTVLKQHRDKRRLTLSKAAPSTSTSASVQSTSVPPNSEKRSDEEQPSTSGVQEDNKEQDQKEEKRAKRASRKQIAYLENLLKVYNDEIFRLQQTELSLNDLEAEDSIYIQEHKLKRKLMKIYEKLCELKGCNTLTGRAIEERIEYKSTRYPEINKRIQRFINSPEVQKNPPDYQDILQQVLRANERHNLCLSKSHLNQIAQEAFRETGDLLQRRRLNDMFYNFGSHLTDNYKPTADPALSDSSLQQKLRSNREVAMSRLEEVITKYAVKQEDVEEQERLRRQGKDVANKEVKTKGTNGVVEEEEEEEEDDEEDESSDPDIKDEIEASTQQDGPDDEEEEDGNEAENEGDIKEEQTYDQSPDMFADEEEPITNGSPASDETKSQISPISDLSLPQSPAHSEPAQAGDDQALVNGNADQPQEPTGSSHSTEEPSGRCWVSGEKPSSGQQTVAVGKRDAQTTNGTAPLSSTRATRAQKRKREETTPQNPKKTNLIINHDSEADIPLDMGVCTSPHHEESFRAATPPKSRGRSSPSTPPPKKNKVNVATQCDPFEVIVLSDSE, from the exons ATGGCGGTGGCTCCTGCCTCAATGGGAGATGAGATCATAGTTCTGGATGAAGACAACGAGGACAGCCCCCAGCCCTCTTTTTCCGCTACTACTCCCTCCTCTGATCATGGCTCCAGAAACGCCTTACCGCCCAAAGGTCAGCACTTGGTGGCCGTGCACGCCGCCATGTCCCCAAGTCACCAAGTCTCAGGGAAGAAGGAAGCTCAGGGTCTTCTAGCTGAGAATCAGAAACTGTTCTCTGAG TTTGTGGAGCATTGCTCCGCTCAGACCAAGGAGTGCCCGGAGGTCCTGGAATACCTGCAGCTGAAACACTCCAAGACGTGTCCAGAGTTTCTGTCCTCTGTGGAGTTCAGGAACACTCTGAAAGGATGTCTAACTCGCGCTCAGAACAACCGCTCCAAAACCTTTGTCTTCATCAATGAACTGTGCACGGTGCTCAAACAGCACAGGGATAAAAGGAGACTGACCCTCTCCAAGGCGGCGCCCTCTACCTCAACATCAGCTTCTGTTCAGTCTACCTCCGTTCCCCCTAACAGTGAGAAGAGGAGTGACGAAGAGCAACCTTCTACTTCTGGAGTGCAGGAAGACAACAAAGAGCAAgatcaaaaagaggaaaaaagagctAAAAGGGCCTCAAGGAAACAG ATCGCGTACCTGGAGAATCTCCTAAAGGTTTACAACGATGAGATCTTCCGTCTGCAGCAAACTGAGCTTAGCCTGAATGACTTGGAAGCTGAAGACTCCATCTACATCCAGGAGCACAAGCTGAAGCGGAAG TTGATGAAGATCTATGAAAAGCTGTGTGAACTGAAGGGCTGCAACACGTTAACGGGCCGAGCCATTGAGGAGAGGATCGAGTACAAAAGCACTCGATACCCTGAGATCAACAAGAGA ATCCAGCGCTTCATCAACAGTCCCGAGGTGCAGAAGAACCCTCCGGATTATCAAGACATCCTCCAGCAGGTTCTGCGGGCCAACGAGCGCCACAACCTGTGCTTGAGCAAGAGCCATCTGAACCAGATCGCTCAGGAGGCCTTCAGGGAGACGGGCGACCTCCTGCAGAGGCGCCGACTCAACGACATGTTCTACAACTTTGGCTCTCACCTCACAGACAACTACAAACCCA CTGCAGACCCCGCTCTGTCGGACTCGTCTCTGCAGCAGAAGCTGCGCTCCAACAGAGAGGTCGCCATGTCCCGCCTGGAGGAAGTCATCACCAAATACGCCGTCAAGCAGGAAGACGTGGAGGAGCAGGAGAGGCTGAGACGGCAGGGCAAAGATGTG gCAAACAAAGAAGTTAAGacaaaagggacaaacggagtggtggaggaggaggaagaagaagaagaggacgATGAAGAGGATGAATCCTCAGACCCAGACATTAAGGACGAGATTGAAGCCAGCACTCAGCAGGATGGACCAG atgatgaggaagaggaggatggaaACGAGGCTGAAAACGAAGGTGACATCAAGGAGGAGCAGACCTACGACCAGTCGCCCGACATGTTTGCAGATGAAGAGGAGCCCATCACAAATGGAAGTCCTGCTTCGGATGAAACAAAGTCTCAAATCTCTCCGATCTCTGACCTCTCCTTACCTCAAAGCCCCGCCCACTCAGAGCCCGCGCAGGCTGGCGACGATCAAGCTTTAGTCAACGGGAACGCTGATCAACCCCAGGAGCCCACAGGCTCCTCCCACAGCACAGAGGAGCCCTCAGGCCGCTGCTGGGTTTCCGGTGAGAAACCCTCATCTGGGCAGCAAACCGTGGCTGTGGGAAAGCGGGACGCTCAGACGACCAACGGCACGGCGCCGCTTTCCAGTACCAGAGCAACACGGGcacagaagaggaagagggaggaaACGACGCCGCAAAACCCCAAAAAGACAAACCTCATAATAAACCATGACAG tgaGGCAGATATTCCTCTGGATATGGGCGTCTGCACTTCTCCACACCACGAAGAGTCTTTCAGAGCAGCAACTCCACCCAAAAGCCGGGGCAGGAGCTCTCCGTCTACACCCCCCCCCAAGAAGAATAAG GTCAACGTGGCGACCCAGTGCGACCCCTTCGAGGTCATCGTCCTCTCCGACTCGGAGTGA
- the tapbp gene encoding tapasin precursor (The RefSeq protein has 7 substitutions, 1 non-frameshifting indel compared to this genomic sequence), with product MTDFSTIYKLSLVALWCFIHACSSSCPLLECWFVQEKVGRGGGLAGATTQEKTLLHIRKDERDDGAASSRAPSDINPDRIYVITDPAETLCHRSFNPPRGSIKKPQCEVNPFQPQPSSLAWVRSLTENAFSPVYLQADWFSASFHGVDDERGVATITRAPSGTKEHSVILSLSSTTMTAQARLGQPVTLDCSFWADPLSPLSETGFAVEWRYQFRGDGRLVLAYDGKTERLADTLEDGATLDFEALHERGNASLILQETKVQHSGTYICSVFLPYLLAQVAMELEVVEPPSLSIHPSPLPLAVPGQVLNIQCEASGFVPLPVDLSWEFRGADGKSRSLGSGSMSGHRQAWDGTYSQSTRLQLDTSKLDLGRGGEISCVAVHRGGTRRASVTLSVIGFSSPSIEDSMAMVGVALVLYGLIKFASWTFTSSGSDEAAKPNKDK from the exons ATGACGGACTTTTCTACCATTTATAAACTTTCCCTGGTGGCGCTTTGGTGCTTCATCCACG cctgcagcagcagcagcagcagctgcccgCTGTTGGAGTGCTGGTTTGTCCAGGAGAAAGTGGGTCGAGGTGGAGGTTTAGCTGGAGCCACGACTCAGGAAAAAACTCTGCTTCACATCAGGAAAGATGAGCGTGACGACGGCGCAGCGTCCAGCCGAGCTCCGTCTGACATCAACCCCGACAGGATCTACGTCATTACAG ACCCCGCTGAAACTCTGTGCCACCGCTCTTTCAACCCGCCCCGCGGCTCCATCAAGAAGCCTCAGTGTGAAGTGAACCCCTTCCTGCCGCAGCCCTCCAGCCTGGCGTGGGTCCGCTCCCTCACGGAGAACGCCTTCAGCCCCGTGTACCTGCAGGCCGACTGGTTTTCAGCCTCCTTCCATGGCGTGGATGAACAGCGGGGGGTTGCCACCATCACACGCGCTCCATCAGGAACCAAGGAGCACAGCG TGATCCTGAGCCTGACCAGTACAACCATGACGGCTCAGGCCAGGCTGGGGCAGCCGTTCACGCTGGACTGCAGCTTCTGGGCCGACCCGTTGTCTCCTCTGTCAGAGACGGGCTTCGCCGTCGAGTGGCGGTATCAGTTCAGAGGTGACGGCCGCCTCGTTCTGGCCTATGATGGTAAGACGGACCGTCTGGCTGACACTTTAGAGGAGGGGGCCACGCTGGACTTTGAGGCTCTGCACGAGAGAGGAAACGCGTCGCTGATCCTGCAGGAGACCAAAGTGCAGCATTCTGGGACGTATATCTGCTCAGTGTTCCTGCCGTACCTGCTGGCTCAGGTGGCCATGGAGCTGGAGGTCGTAG AACCTCCATCCCTCTCCATCCACccgtcccccctccccctcgcCGTCCCGGGTCAGGTTTTGAACATCCAGTGTGAAGCCTCCGGCTTCGTCCCTCTCCCGGTAGACCTGAGCTGGGAGTTCAGAGGGGCAGATGGGAAGAGCCGGTCCCTGGGGTCGGGCAGCATGTCGGGTCACCGGCAGGCCTGGGACGGCACCTACAGCCAGAGCACCCGGCTGCAGCTGGACACGTCCAAGCTGGACCTGGGCAGAGGGGGGGAGATCAGCTGCGTCGCTGTTCACCGTGGCGGCACGCGGCGGGCCAGCGTGACCCTCAGTGTGATCG GGTTCAGCTCGCCGTCCATCGAGGACTCCATGGCGATGGTGGGTGTGGCCTTGGTGCTCTACGGCCTCATTAAGTTTGCTTCATGGACTTTTACCAGCTCAG GATCTGATGAGGCTGCTAAACCCAACAAG GATAAGTGA
- the kifc1 gene encoding kinesin-like protein KIFC1 — protein MSRLPVMTSKRVLTNSNSENAQVMAPAQKKMRREQDMHKPQAAATVIGHRQAPVAASRAPHSESIRTAGAATVAVGPSRGVLKRSTASAAPRGVNPKQAAVPKTVGVGASRRKPWDLKGKVNDMEDKIRNFQTKARSVNEEMEALKGSLSHSQSRVSQMEKEVEQQRSQISKYEIELQALSHVRQELEKVSSDKSFLQKELSNLEEKYKVMETLRDSQETELQALKMKLSVQESTMTRLQSTLRDREEEVHSLKEMVAEQKEELHTGEMERRRLHNTIQELKGNIRVFCRVRPLVSGGLSKHIQLPASDDKSIVLAKTEESHTGKVADTQKNYNFSFDRVFGPQASQQEIFEEISLLVQSALDGYNVCVFAYGQTGSGKTYTMEGEEYDDTRGVIPRAVQQVFKAGQKLAAQGWEFTFTASFVEIYNETLRDLLYTGKASKRPEHEIRKMASNEVTVTNLTYEKVYTEDQVQGLIAVAKRNRSTAQTSQNDRSSRSHSVFQLHIEGVNAGRDVTCKSTLCLVDLAGSERMMKSQSQGDRFKEMTAINSSLSNLGIVITSLANKESHIPYRNSKLTYLLQGCLGGNSKTLMFVNISPESDSFGETLNSLRFASKVNDCVIGTASSNKK, from the exons ATGTCCCGCCTCCCTGTCATGACCAGCAAGAGGGTTCTCACAAACAGCAACTCAGAAAACGCCCAGGTTATGGCTCCTGCTCAG AAAAAGATGCGGAGGGAGCAGGACATGCATAAACCTCAGGCAGCGGCTACAGTTATTGGACATAGGCAAGCTCCTGTTGCTGCCAGCAGAGCGCCTCACT CTGAATCCATCAGGACTGCAGGAGCTGCCACGGTTGCTGTTGGTCCTTCCAGAG GTGTCTTAAAACGGTCTacagcttctgctgctccacGAGGAGTTAACCCCAAACAAGCAGCTGTCCCAAAAACAG ttgGGGTTGGGGCCTCTCGTCGAAAACCATGGGATTTAAAGGGAAAAGTCAACGATATGGAGGACAAGATCCGCAACTTCCAGACGAAAGCCAGATCTGTTAATGAGGAGATGGAAGCTCTGAAAGGTTCTCTGTCTCACAGTCAAAGCAGAGTGTCACAAATGGAGAAAGAGGTAGAACAACAGAGGAGCCAGATCAG CAAATATGAGATTGAGCTACAAGCTTTGTCACACGTCCGTCAGGAGCTGGAGAAAGTGTCGAGTGACAAAAGCTTCCTCCAAAAGGAGCTTTCCAACTTAGAGGAGAAATATAAGGTCATGGAGACTCTTCGAGACAGCCAGGAGACAGAGCTGCAGGCCCTGAAG ATGAAGCTGTCAGTGCAGGAGTCCACAATGACACGTCTGCAGAGCACCCTCAGagacagggaggaggaggtgcACTCCCTCAAAGAAATGGTGGCGGAGCAGAAGGAGGAGCTTCACACTGGAGAGATGGAGCGCAGACGTCTCCATAACACTATCCAGGAGCTGAAG GGGAACATAAGGGTGTTTTGCAGAGTGCGCCCTCTAGTGAGCGGAGGCCTGAGTAAGCATATCCAGCTTCCAGCCAGTGATGATAAGTCTATTGTACTGGCTAAAACGGAAGAG TCTCACACTGGCAAAGTTGCCGACACCCAGAAGAATTACAACTTCAGTTTTGACAGAGTCTTTGGTCCCCAAGCTTCTCAGCAGGAG ATTTTTGAAGAGATTTCACTGCTGGTGCAGTCTGCTCTGGATGGATACAACGTCTGTGTTTTTGCCTACGGGCAGACAGGCAGCGGAAAGACGTACACAATGGAGGGAGAAGAGTACGATGACACCAGAGGGGTCATTCCCAGAGCCGTCCAGCAAGTCTTCAAAGCAGGACAGAAGCTTGCCGCGCAAGGCTGGGAG TTCACTTTCACAGCAAGCTTTGTGGAAATCTACAATGAGACTCTGCGAGATCTCCTGTACACCGGCAAGGCCAGCAAGAGGCCCGAGCACGAGATCCGGAAGATGGCGAGCAATGAGGTGACAGTCACCAACCTGACCTACGAGAAGGTTTACACAGAGGATCAG GTTCAGGGTCTGATCGCTGTGGCCAAACGGAACCGCTCCACGGCGCAGACGTCCCAGAACGACCGCTCATCTCGCTCCCACTCAGTCTTCCAGCTGCACATTGAAGGAGTGAATGCTGGCAGAGATGTCACATGCAAGT CTACTCTGTGTCTGGTGGACTTGGCTGGCAGTGAACGGATGATGAAGAGTCAGTCTCAGGGTGATCGCTTCAAAGAGATGACGGCCATCAACAGCTCCCTGTCCAACCTGGGCATCGTCATCACTTCGCTGGCCAACAAG GAGAGCCACATTCCGTACAGGAACTCCAAACTCACATATCTTCTGCAGGGATGCTTGGGAGGAAACAGCAAAAC CCTGATGTTTGTGAACATTTCCCCGGAGTCAGACAGCTTTGGGGAAACCCTCAACTCGCTAAGATTTGCAAGCAAG GTGAATGACTGTGTCATCGGGACGGCAAGTTCCAACAAGAAATAG